One part of the Eleginops maclovinus isolate JMC-PN-2008 ecotype Puerto Natales chromosome 14, JC_Emac_rtc_rv5, whole genome shotgun sequence genome encodes these proteins:
- the serpine1 gene encoding plasminogen activator inhibitor 1, whose translation MLCVYITLLLALSRVGLGSLPERQTDFGLKIFSQLARDSVDQNVALSPYGVASVLAMAQLGAAGTTRKALTAAMGFSLQERGMPRQQRLLQRDLSSEEGVDTVSGVMVERKMSLEKRYRHALTKAFQTQPNQVDFTKPEQAVNVINAWVSDHTAGEIPNFLAPGSLSDATRLVLLNALHFQGLWKVPFDPKLTQERMFHCANGSSVPVHMMKLTNRLNYGEFVTADGVDYDVIEVPYDGDSMSMLLVSPFEPEVPLSALSADLSSQRMKQWRTELRNVKRQLAMPRFTLNSEVDLKSCLINMGLGDMFNLATADFSRITTDERLCVSKVLQRVKIEVNEHGTKGAAATAAVMFSRMAVEEITLDRPFLFLIQHKQTGAVLFMGQFNQP comes from the exons ATGCTTTGCGTGTACATTACCCTGTTGCTGGCTCTGAGCAGAGTGGGACTGGGCTCTCTCCCGGAAAGACAGACGGACTTCGGCCTGAAGATTTTCTCCCAGCTGGCCCGGGACTCTGTAGACCAGAACGTGGCCCTCTCTCCGTACGGCGTGGCCTCAGTCCTCGCCATGGCTCAGCTCGGTGCCGCTGGAACCACCCGGAAGGCCCTGACTGCTGCGATGGGCTTTTCTCTGCAAG AGCGAGGCATGCCCCGCCAGCAGCGCCTCCTGCAGCGGGACCTGTCCAGTGAGGAGGGTGTGGACACAGTCAGCGGGGTCATggtggagaggaagatgagTCTGGAGAAGAGATACCGCCACGCCCTCACCAAGGCTTTCCAGACCCAACCTAACCAGGTGGACTTCACCAAGCCAGAGCAGGCTGTCAACGTTATCAACGCATGGGTCTCAGACCACACAGCAG GTGAGATCCCCAATTTCCTGGCGCCTGGCTCTCTGAGTGATGCGACCCGTCTGGTCCTCCTGAATGCCCTCCACTTCCAGGGTCTGTGGAAAGTCCCCTTTGACCCCAAACTGACCCAGGAGAGGATGTTCCACTGTGCCAACGGCAGCAGCGTGCCCGTCCACATGATGAAACTCACCAACCGCTTGAACTATG GCGAGTTTGTGACAGCTGATGGCGTTGACTATGATGTCATTGAGGTCCCATATGATGGTGACTCAATGAGCATGCTCCTGGTCTCGCCCTTTGAGCCTGAAGTTCCTCTGAGCGCGCTCAGTGCAGATCTGAGCAGCCAGAGGATGAAGCAGTGGAGAACAGAGTTGAGGAATGTCAAGAGACAGCTCGCCATGCCCAG GTTTACTCTGAACTCTGAGGTGGATTTGAAGTCTTGTCTGATCAACATGGGTCTGGGAGACATGTTCAACCTGGCTACTGCTGACTTCTCACGCATCACCA CTGatgagaggctgtgtgtgtcGAAGGTTCTGCAGAGAGTGAAGATTGAAGTGAATGAGCACGGAACCAAGGGAGCAGCAGCAACAG CTGCTGTGATGTTTTCCCGTATGGCAGTGGAGGAGATCACTCTGGACAgacccttcctcttcctcatccagcacaaacaaacag gtgctgttCTGTTCATGGGCCAGTTCAACCAGCCTTAA
- the ap1s1 gene encoding AP-1 complex subunit sigma-1A, translated as MRFMLLFSRQGKLRLQKWYTATAERDKKKMVRELMQIVLARKPKMCSFLEWRDLKIVYKRYASLYFCCAIEEQDNELITLEVIHRFVELLDKYFGSVCELDIIFNFEKAYFILDEFLMGGEIQDTSKKSVLKAIEQADLLQEEDESPRSVLEEMGLA; from the exons atGCGTTTCATGCTGCTGTTCAGCCGGCAGGGGAAGCTGCGGCTGCAGAAGTGGTACACAGCCACAGCGGAACGCGACAAGAAGAAGATGGTCAGGGAGCTCATGCAGATAGTGCTCGCCCGCAAACCAAAAATGTGCAGCTTTCTAGAATGGAGGGACCTCAAGATTGTCTATAAAAG GTACGCTAGCCTGTATTTCTGTTGTGCAATTGAAGAGCAGGACAATGAGCTGATCACACTGGAAGTCATCCACCGCTTCGTAGAGCTTCTGGATAAATACTTTGGCAGC gtATGTGAGCTGGACATCATCTTTAACTTTGAGAAGGCATACTTCATTCTAGATGAGTTCCTGATGGGAGGAGAGATCCAGGATACCTCTAAGAAGAGCGTCCTCAAAGCTATCGAACAAGCAGACCTGCTGCAGGAG GAGGACGAGTCGCCCAGGAGTGTGTTGGAGGAGATGGGCTTGGCGTAG